The following proteins are co-located in the Pontiella desulfatans genome:
- a CDS encoding ExbD/TolR family protein: MRRKKTRRFAGTNEEIELSMTPMIDVVFQLLIYFLVTFSTADILAHLDISRPSPDAAQKQQPPADMIRVAVLPQGFAINGREVTEEELSVMLRKLASVSTRQTVLVSCDDQSLHGRLIKALDLCAENKLTQISVMSGK; this comes from the coding sequence ATGAGACGGAAGAAGACCAGAAGATTTGCAGGAACCAACGAAGAAATCGAACTATCGATGACGCCGATGATCGATGTGGTGTTCCAGTTGCTGATCTATTTCCTGGTGACGTTCAGCACGGCGGATATCCTGGCGCATCTGGACATTTCCCGACCATCGCCGGATGCGGCGCAGAAACAGCAACCTCCCGCCGATATGATCCGTGTTGCGGTGCTTCCCCAGGGTTTCGCGATCAACGGTAGGGAAGTCACGGAGGAGGAGCTCTCCGTAATGTTAAGGAAGCTGGCCAGCGTCAGCACCCGGCAAACGGTGCTCGTCTCCTGCGACGACCAGTCGCTCCACGGGCGCCTCATCAAAGCCCTGGACCTGTGCGCCGAAAACAAACTCACACAGATTTCAGTCATGAGCGGGAAATAG
- a CDS encoding prenyltransferase/squalene oxidase repeat-containing protein has protein sequence MSRSGNSLISKIGGPAVSVVVHGIIFVVLLKVLVFHAPEEERAIDVQVVEEQVRELDKIEREVEKAEEIETEEELLEAPEELADELPPDDGLQDSMLESELDLSGLDSVAEIESPLVIKGLMVGRSAAGRKKLLREFGGRYGGQAEKAVLKGLDWLQTVQSEDGSWGVGKSKSMTAKQERARLTGLALLSYLAHGETSQSEQYGGTVQRAIEYLLDEQDPATGRFCPLSKTVGSHDDIGVYGHAIATYALSEAFALTRSPALRQPVERAVEVIIDGQQAGGGWDHRYQHDKWSDLSVGGWQVQALKAAQSAEVQVEGIGEALAKSVPFVQGMHAKEGQFYYRLGNKTPNADLDYMTGVAVLCLQLAGQGDAEEVKAGLAFLKDKECSDWDEGWEKTGKNKSFNIAYEWYYNTQAIFQKGGSKWSSWNNRFAPMLIEAQDASGAWKPPSEAGEAVSKDIIYTTGFCTLSLQVYYRILPSFKKVAGTDEHFAFENDVKIEIY, from the coding sequence ATGAGCAGAAGCGGGAACAGTTTAATCAGCAAGATCGGTGGCCCGGCGGTTTCGGTGGTGGTGCATGGGATCATCTTCGTGGTGCTGCTGAAGGTGCTGGTCTTCCATGCCCCGGAGGAGGAGCGGGCCATCGACGTGCAGGTGGTGGAGGAACAGGTTCGGGAATTGGACAAGATCGAGCGCGAGGTGGAAAAGGCGGAGGAAATCGAGACCGAGGAAGAACTGCTGGAGGCGCCGGAAGAACTGGCCGATGAGCTGCCGCCGGATGACGGGCTTCAGGATTCCATGCTGGAGTCGGAGCTGGACTTAAGCGGGTTGGATTCGGTGGCGGAGATCGAAAGTCCGTTGGTGATCAAGGGGCTGATGGTCGGGCGCTCGGCAGCGGGGCGCAAAAAGCTATTGCGTGAATTTGGCGGGCGCTATGGCGGGCAGGCCGAAAAGGCAGTGCTCAAGGGATTGGACTGGCTGCAGACGGTGCAGAGCGAGGACGGCTCGTGGGGCGTGGGAAAAAGCAAGAGCATGACCGCCAAACAGGAACGGGCGCGGTTGACAGGATTGGCGCTGCTCAGCTATCTCGCCCATGGCGAAACGTCGCAGTCGGAACAATATGGCGGGACGGTGCAACGCGCCATCGAGTATCTACTGGATGAACAGGATCCAGCAACCGGTCGCTTTTGCCCGCTCTCGAAAACGGTTGGTTCGCACGACGACATCGGGGTCTATGGCCACGCCATTGCCACCTATGCGCTGTCGGAAGCGTTCGCCTTGACCCGCTCCCCGGCATTGAGGCAACCGGTTGAAAGGGCGGTGGAAGTGATTATCGACGGACAGCAGGCCGGCGGAGGGTGGGACCACCGCTACCAGCACGACAAGTGGAGCGATCTTTCGGTCGGTGGCTGGCAGGTGCAGGCGCTCAAGGCGGCACAGTCGGCCGAGGTTCAGGTTGAAGGCATCGGTGAGGCACTGGCCAAGTCGGTTCCCTTTGTGCAGGGCATGCACGCGAAGGAGGGCCAATTCTATTATCGCCTCGGCAACAAGACGCCCAACGCCGATCTCGACTATATGACCGGCGTGGCGGTGCTCTGCCTTCAACTAGCCGGGCAGGGCGATGCGGAGGAGGTCAAGGCCGGGCTTGCTTTTCTCAAGGACAAGGAGTGCTCCGACTGGGACGAGGGCTGGGAAAAGACCGGCAAGAACAAGAGCTTCAACATTGCCTACGAGTGGTACTACAACACGCAGGCCATTTTCCAGAAGGGCGGTTCCAAATGGTCGAGCTGGAACAACCGGTTTGCGCCGATGCTCATCGAGGCGCAGGATGCCTCCGGCGCCTGGAAGCCGCCCTCGGAGGCCGGTGAAGCCGTGTCGAAGGACATCATCTATACGACCGGCTTTTGCACATTGTCGCTACAGGTCTACTATCGTATCCTACCTTCTTTCAAGAAGGTGGCCGGCACGGACGAGCACTTTGCATTCGAGAACGATGTGAAGATCGAAATTTATTAA
- a CDS encoding DUF2339 domain-containing protein, with protein MEGLIILLVFVVFVLPLILSIVALVKVTSLRRDYEASRRAEQIPPAWKEPPLPEETPAKEIPDAFKVPEPVVSPPPIRPAAAKPPPAAPKPPKPKAGIEFMLGGKAASFAGIAILVIGIVLLVGYSIQQGWIGPGTRIILGLLCGGAMVGIGHFVERKDDRYQLFARVLTGGGGALFYFCVFAAYSIYQLIGVWMAGVGLVASAFAVFGLAMAYRSQAVGVLGVLGAFITPLLIGGDFDKGVFPLVYIAVINAPVILLGIKRNWQVLYNLSFVLTVIIFCIWLDWFGRSEWWIGLAFAVGYFLEYAALGLLKLRCEQRIAGRRIDIVRLLLASLLLLGAVYWILDDAGMDGWLGTAFLAMALLHIGLAAFAFKVLARFNEEILAFLAGGLVFATLALPAQLDGEWVSLGWAIEGVVLAWFAGRVRSRLLQCAAFLLGFFGIMKSLVFDVSLHDAPGNLFLNARFMVGLLSAALLGVQGWLAGRFDDETTPKWQEGLWWVAVLSALAVFFADTFWTIGPDEALAWVMTSLALLVAGAALVYFMPAQSSLQLLGGILLILVPLKLFLLDSWIGFDVGGYRMRAFANPAVYIQLFALAVVAFLLPRRMAGNSATYMLPSPDFSTLLNILSLAGALGVLTIELFRISNDWAGTAVTILWAVSAITLTIFGLARRRRAHRYFGLILIGLTTLKVLVVDSSELKGLERISAFIVTGVLLLLLSFAYQKASAYFHSLEDNNEEI; from the coding sequence ATGGAAGGGCTAATTATATTGCTGGTATTCGTGGTGTTTGTTTTGCCGCTGATCCTTTCCATCGTGGCCTTGGTCAAAGTGACTTCGTTGCGGCGGGATTACGAGGCCAGCCGAAGGGCGGAACAAATTCCGCCGGCCTGGAAAGAGCCGCCTCTACCGGAAGAAACGCCGGCAAAAGAGATTCCGGATGCGTTCAAGGTTCCGGAACCCGTTGTGTCGCCTCCCCCCATTCGCCCGGCGGCGGCCAAACCGCCACCGGCCGCCCCGAAGCCACCCAAGCCAAAAGCCGGAATCGAATTCATGCTCGGCGGCAAGGCGGCGAGCTTTGCCGGGATTGCCATATTGGTGATCGGCATTGTCCTGCTGGTCGGCTACTCGATCCAGCAGGGCTGGATTGGCCCGGGCACACGGATCATTCTCGGCCTTCTCTGCGGCGGGGCGATGGTTGGAATTGGCCATTTCGTGGAGCGGAAGGACGACCGCTACCAGCTGTTCGCACGCGTCCTGACCGGCGGTGGCGGGGCACTCTTCTATTTCTGTGTTTTCGCCGCCTACAGCATCTATCAGCTGATCGGTGTCTGGATGGCGGGTGTTGGGTTGGTGGCCAGCGCCTTCGCGGTGTTTGGCTTGGCCATGGCCTACCGCTCCCAAGCGGTCGGCGTGCTGGGCGTGCTCGGTGCGTTCATCACCCCCCTGTTGATCGGCGGCGACTTCGATAAGGGCGTCTTTCCGCTGGTCTACATCGCCGTCATCAACGCGCCCGTCATTCTGCTCGGCATCAAGCGCAACTGGCAGGTGCTATACAACCTCTCGTTCGTGCTCACCGTCATCATCTTCTGCATCTGGCTGGATTGGTTCGGGCGCAGCGAATGGTGGATTGGCCTGGCGTTTGCCGTCGGCTACTTCCTCGAATATGCCGCCCTCGGCCTGCTGAAGCTGCGCTGCGAGCAGCGGATTGCCGGACGCCGCATCGATATTGTCCGTTTGTTGCTGGCCTCGCTGTTGTTGCTCGGTGCGGTCTATTGGATCCTCGACGATGCCGGCATGGACGGATGGCTCGGAACCGCCTTCCTGGCCATGGCGTTGCTTCACATCGGCCTCGCGGCCTTCGCCTTCAAGGTGCTGGCGCGCTTCAACGAGGAAATCCTCGCCTTCCTCGCCGGAGGGCTTGTCTTTGCCACGCTCGCACTCCCCGCGCAGCTCGATGGCGAATGGGTATCGCTGGGCTGGGCCATCGAAGGCGTCGTGCTGGCCTGGTTCGCCGGCCGGGTACGTTCCCGCCTGTTGCAATGCGCGGCCTTCCTGCTGGGCTTCTTCGGCATCATGAAATCGCTGGTGTTCGATGTTTCGTTGCACGATGCCCCCGGCAACCTGTTCCTGAATGCCCGCTTCATGGTCGGCCTTCTTTCCGCCGCGCTCCTCGGCGTCCAGGGCTGGCTGGCCGGCCGCTTCGACGACGAGACAACGCCCAAGTGGCAGGAGGGCCTCTGGTGGGTCGCCGTGCTCTCGGCGCTGGCCGTATTCTTCGCCGACACCTTCTGGACCATCGGCCCCGACGAGGCGCTGGCCTGGGTGATGACCTCCTTGGCGCTGCTGGTGGCCGGCGCGGCTCTCGTCTATTTCATGCCCGCCCAATCATCGCTTCAGTTGCTGGGCGGAATCCTGCTGATCCTGGTTCCGCTGAAGCTCTTCCTGCTCGACTCGTGGATCGGCTTCGATGTCGGCGGCTACCGCATGCGCGCCTTCGCCAACCCGGCGGTCTACATCCAGCTGTTTGCCCTCGCCGTGGTCGCCTTCCTTTTGCCGCGCCGCATGGCCGGCAACAGCGCCACCTACATGCTGCCCTCGCCCGACTTTTCCACCCTGCTCAACATCCTTTCGCTGGCCGGCGCCCTCGGGGTGCTGACCATCGAGCTCTTCCGGATCTCGAACGACTGGGCCGGCACGGCCGTCACCATACTCTGGGCGGTGAGTGCCATCACGTTGACCATCTTTGGCCTTGCCCGCCGCCGCCGCGCGCACCGCTATTTCGGTCTCATCCTGATCGGCCTCACCACGCTCAAGGTGCTGGTCGTCGATTCTTCCGAGCTGAAAGGGCTCGAACGCATCTCGGCCTTCATCGTCACCGGCGTGCTTCTGCTGCTCCTCTCCTTCGCCTACCAAAAGGCCTCCGCCTATTTCCATTCCTTGGAGGACAACAATGAAGAAATCTAA
- a CDS encoding DUF3999 domain-containing protein produces the protein MKKSNLILAVFGSLSLCCAAESSMASRFELCRQIDGEFTAGQVGRVSLPGDVFAQCRSFPDDLRILDAAGKQWPFYLSVARSQVESRGQLAEIVNASFVDAEERYWQFDLVIPAVDGKVQPHNQLELRSSGNGYVRRVEVFTAREPRGHMATGYLIRSAHHRNAGNRLVRYPASDAARLHVRVYANAKDATETFSVTRANVLHKVATTAERETVEYKALDVPENETTQTVQTFLFDTGFENRPVEFISFNVKTASFVRSVTVQGRNRENEPWQRLGGAGIHRYGDESKAEITLRANKRFLKIDIHHYDDVPLAVEAVKLEAIPRHLVFEAASAASASLCFRAWDMPTPRYDLEARLSKQTMAEAPLYPTLETRPNEAAKAQPWRKYSKLLAGLAVGLVSLLVIRVIIGMMKQQAGDSQG, from the coding sequence ATGAAGAAATCTAATCTGATACTGGCCGTCTTCGGCTCGCTCTCCCTATGTTGCGCCGCCGAATCTTCCATGGCTTCCCGCTTCGAGCTGTGCCGCCAGATCGACGGCGAATTCACCGCCGGGCAGGTGGGGCGGGTCTCGCTACCCGGCGATGTGTTCGCCCAGTGCCGGTCGTTCCCGGACGACCTGCGTATTCTGGATGCGGCTGGAAAGCAGTGGCCATTCTACCTCTCGGTCGCCCGCAGCCAGGTCGAGTCGCGCGGGCAGCTGGCCGAAATCGTCAATGCCTCGTTTGTCGATGCGGAGGAGCGCTATTGGCAATTCGACCTGGTGATTCCCGCAGTTGATGGAAAAGTTCAGCCGCACAATCAACTCGAGCTGCGTTCCTCCGGCAACGGCTATGTTCGGCGGGTCGAGGTGTTCACCGCCCGTGAGCCGCGCGGCCATATGGCCACAGGCTACCTGATCCGGTCGGCCCACCACCGCAATGCCGGGAACCGGCTTGTCCGCTATCCCGCCTCCGATGCCGCGCGCCTCCACGTGCGGGTCTATGCCAACGCCAAGGACGCCACCGAGACATTCTCGGTTACCCGCGCAAACGTTCTCCACAAGGTAGCAACCACAGCGGAACGCGAAACCGTCGAATACAAGGCATTGGACGTTCCCGAGAACGAAACAACCCAGACCGTGCAGACATTCCTGTTCGATACCGGGTTTGAAAACCGGCCGGTTGAGTTTATTTCTTTCAATGTGAAGACCGCATCCTTCGTTCGTAGTGTCACCGTGCAGGGGCGCAACCGCGAAAACGAACCGTGGCAGCGGCTGGGCGGCGCCGGAATCCATCGCTATGGCGACGAATCCAAGGCGGAAATCACGCTCAGAGCCAACAAGCGCTTCCTCAAAATCGATATCCACCACTACGACGATGTGCCTCTGGCGGTAGAAGCCGTGAAGCTCGAAGCCATCCCGCGCCACCTCGTCTTCGAGGCGGCGTCCGCCGCCTCGGCCTCCCTCTGTTTCCGGGCCTGGGACATGCCGACGCCGCGCTACGACCTGGAAGCCCGGCTCTCGAAGCAAACGATGGCCGAAGCGCCGCTCTACCCAACCTTGGAAACCCGGCCCAACGAAGCCGCCAAAGCCCAGCCCTGGCGCAAATATTCCAAACTGCTCGCCGGTCTGGCGGTCGGCCTCGTCAGCCTCCTCGTCATCCGCGTCATCATCGGCATGATGAAGCAACAAGCCGGCGACTCCCAGGGCTAA
- the bioB gene encoding biotin synthase BioB, translating into MNWKALANRILDGGEPISREEALAVLNSSDDELLEVLQAAYLIRKNWFGKKVSLHVLKNAKSGVCPEDCSFCSQSKTSTAEVAEYEMQSADEIVAGAAEAMEMQALRYCVVTSSRAPSEGELKIITEAASRIKAANPQLELCASMGFLTEEKAQRLKDSGVDRFNHNLETSANFYPSICSTHQYEDRVETAKTVKKVGLDLCCGGLIGMGETLEDRVDLALALKELQADSAPINFLDPREGTELEGQERLTPNDCLRTLAMFRFVLTHAEVRIAGGRETCLRHLQPLSLYPANSMFTNGYLTTGGSGYEADKQMIEDAGFELGHLVNA; encoded by the coding sequence ATGAATTGGAAGGCGTTGGCAAACAGGATTTTGGACGGGGGTGAACCGATCAGCCGGGAAGAGGCCCTGGCGGTGCTCAACTCATCGGACGACGAACTGCTCGAGGTGCTGCAGGCGGCCTACCTGATCCGCAAGAACTGGTTCGGGAAAAAGGTCAGCCTCCACGTGCTTAAAAATGCCAAAAGCGGCGTTTGCCCGGAGGACTGCTCGTTTTGCAGCCAGTCAAAAACCTCCACCGCGGAGGTCGCGGAATACGAGATGCAATCGGCCGACGAAATCGTCGCCGGTGCCGCCGAGGCCATGGAAATGCAGGCCCTGCGCTACTGCGTGGTTACCAGCTCCCGCGCCCCGTCCGAAGGCGAACTCAAGATCATCACCGAGGCCGCCTCGCGCATCAAGGCCGCAAACCCGCAGCTCGAACTTTGCGCCTCCATGGGCTTCCTCACCGAGGAAAAGGCGCAACGGCTCAAGGATTCCGGGGTGGACCGCTTCAACCACAACCTCGAAACCTCCGCCAATTTCTATCCCTCCATCTGCTCCACCCACCAATACGAGGATCGGGTCGAAACCGCCAAAACCGTCAAAAAGGTGGGCCTCGACCTCTGCTGCGGCGGGTTGATCGGCATGGGCGAAACCCTCGAAGACCGCGTAGACCTCGCGCTTGCGCTCAAGGAACTCCAGGCCGACTCCGCCCCGATCAACTTCCTCGACCCTCGCGAAGGCACCGAGCTGGAAGGGCAGGAGCGACTCACCCCGAACGACTGCCTACGCACGCTCGCCATGTTCCGCTTCGTGCTCACCCATGCCGAAGTCCGCATTGCCGGCGGTCGCGAAACCTGCCTGCGCCACCTCCAGCCGCTCTCCCTCTACCCGGCAAACTCCATGTTCACCAACGGATATTTAACCACCGGCGGCTCCGGCTATGAGGCCGACAAACAGATGATCGAAGACGCCGGATTCGAGCTCGGCCACCTCGTCAACGCCTAG
- the ilvD gene encoding dihydroxy-acid dehydratase: MRSDKTKKGLERAPHRSLMRATGMSSEDIKKPFIAVCNAFNEVIPGHAHLDQVGKIIKDAVREAGGTPIEFNMIGVCDGIAMGHSGMKYSLPSRELIADSVETMVGAHAFDAMICIPNCDKIVPGMIMGAMRVNIPTIFASGGPMKAGKTKDGKVVDLISVFEGVAAHKQGKISDEELEELECKGCPGQGSCSGMFTANSMNCLCEAIGLSLPGNGTILALDPARHQYWKDAAKRAVEMAFADGPLPRDIVTQESLDNAFALDMAMGGSTNTVLHTLAIAKEAGVDYNLERINAVSKKCPNICKVSPSSHYHIEDVHAAGGISAILGEIAKKDGLLNLDCPTVSGKTLGETVVGCDSQDLECIRVVENAYSETGGLSILWGNLAEGGCVVKKAGVDPKMLVHTGPAVIFESQEEACEGILDGKVKAGDVVVIRYEGPKGGPGMQEMLAPTSYIMGQGLGDSVALITDGRFSGGTHGACIGHISPEAAEGGPIGLIKAGDIIEIDIPNNKLAVQLSDEELAERKKDWKEPAPRFTTGWLSRYAKMATNASNGAVLEG, encoded by the coding sequence ATGCGTAGCGACAAGACGAAAAAAGGATTGGAACGGGCACCGCACCGCAGCCTGATGCGGGCCACCGGAATGTCTTCGGAAGACATCAAGAAACCGTTCATCGCCGTTTGCAATGCTTTCAATGAAGTGATCCCGGGCCACGCCCACCTCGACCAGGTTGGGAAAATCATCAAGGATGCCGTGCGTGAAGCGGGCGGCACCCCGATCGAGTTTAACATGATCGGCGTTTGCGACGGCATCGCGATGGGCCACTCGGGCATGAAATATTCGCTGCCGAGCCGCGAGCTGATTGCCGACTCGGTCGAAACCATGGTTGGCGCCCACGCGTTCGATGCCATGATCTGCATCCCGAACTGCGACAAGATTGTGCCCGGCATGATCATGGGCGCGATGCGCGTCAACATTCCGACCATTTTTGCCAGCGGCGGACCGATGAAGGCCGGCAAGACCAAGGATGGCAAGGTGGTCGATTTGATCAGTGTTTTCGAAGGGGTTGCCGCCCACAAGCAGGGCAAGATCTCCGACGAGGAGCTCGAGGAGCTGGAGTGCAAGGGCTGCCCGGGCCAGGGTTCGTGCTCCGGCATGTTCACCGCCAACTCCATGAACTGCCTGTGCGAGGCGATCGGCCTGTCGCTGCCGGGCAACGGAACCATCCTTGCGTTGGATCCGGCGCGGCACCAGTATTGGAAAGATGCCGCCAAGCGTGCGGTTGAAATGGCCTTCGCCGATGGCCCGTTGCCGCGCGACATCGTTACGCAGGAGTCGCTCGACAACGCCTTTGCGCTGGACATGGCGATGGGCGGCAGCACGAACACCGTGTTGCACACGCTAGCCATCGCCAAGGAAGCGGGGGTCGATTACAATCTCGAACGGATTAACGCCGTTTCCAAGAAGTGTCCGAACATCTGCAAGGTTTCGCCCTCTTCGCACTACCACATCGAAGACGTGCATGCGGCCGGCGGAATCAGCGCGATCCTCGGCGAAATTGCCAAGAAGGACGGCCTGCTGAACCTCGACTGCCCCACCGTCAGCGGCAAGACGCTCGGCGAGACGGTCGTTGGGTGCGATAGCCAGGATCTCGAATGTATCCGCGTTGTTGAAAACGCCTATTCCGAAACCGGCGGGCTTTCCATTCTTTGGGGCAACCTGGCCGAAGGCGGCTGTGTGGTGAAGAAGGCGGGCGTCGATCCGAAAATGCTGGTTCACACCGGGCCGGCGGTCATCTTCGAGTCGCAGGAAGAAGCCTGCGAAGGGATCCTCGATGGCAAGGTGAAGGCGGGCGACGTTGTCGTGATCCGCTACGAAGGCCCGAAGGGCGGGCCGGGCATGCAGGAAATGCTTGCGCCGACCTCCTACATCATGGGGCAGGGGCTGGGCGACAGCGTTGCGTTGATCACCGACGGCCGCTTCAGCGGCGGCACGCATGGCGCATGCATTGGCCACATCTCGCCGGAGGCGGCGGAGGGCGGCCCGATCGGTTTAATCAAGGCCGGCGACATCATTGAGATCGATATCCCGAACAACAAGCTGGCCGTGCAGCTTTCCGATGAGGAGCTGGCGGAGCGCAAGAAGGATTGGAAGGAGCCGGCACCGCGTTTCACCACGGGTTGGCTCTCGCGCTACGCCAAGATGGCCACCAACGCCAGCAACGGCGCGGTTCTGGAGGGCTAG